A single region of the Streptomyces sp. NBC_00236 genome encodes:
- a CDS encoding molybdopterin-dependent oxidoreductase, whose product MRNGAQWSRRSRWARAAFAALSGVIAGFCALAVAELVAAVVRPEAGPVAAVGGAVIDRTPPALKDFAVRNFGTNDKLVLQLGILALLAVFAMAVGVLALHRRLLGSAAVLVFGVVGAVAAVGRPEGRVSDALPSVVGAVVAAGVLYLLAGRLAPVPGPSPAAGGRDAEPDHGTFDRRRFVIAASAAAAASAGAGLLGRRLTSAVQAGAAASRRDLVLPVPASAAPAVPAGADLGIRGLSSFVTPNKSFYRVDTALVVPRVDAGEWRLRIHGKGVKRPLTLSFQDLLRREIIERDITLACVSNEVGGPYVGNARWIGVRLAGLLREAGVKPPSRGGAADQIVARSVDGMTIGTPVEDVMDGRDAMLALGMNGEPLPFEHGFPVRMVVPGLYGYVSACKWLKDIELTTFDDYDAYWVKRSWSRQAPIKTESRIDTPRPFASPKTGTVPVAGVAWAQHRGIQRVEVRVDGGPWNTARLAAEDSRDTWRQWVWEWPATSGSHTLEVRATDRTGATQTEERVGTVPNGATGWHSVVVDVS is encoded by the coding sequence ATGCGGAACGGGGCCCAGTGGTCCCGGCGGTCCCGCTGGGCACGTGCGGCCTTCGCCGCGCTCAGCGGTGTGATCGCCGGGTTCTGTGCCCTGGCCGTCGCCGAGCTCGTCGCGGCGGTCGTACGTCCCGAGGCGGGTCCGGTCGCGGCGGTGGGCGGTGCGGTGATCGACCGCACTCCCCCGGCGCTCAAGGACTTCGCCGTACGGAACTTCGGCACGAACGACAAGCTGGTGCTCCAACTCGGCATCCTGGCCCTGCTGGCGGTCTTCGCCATGGCGGTCGGGGTGCTGGCGCTGCACCGCCGGCTGCTCGGCTCGGCGGCCGTCCTGGTCTTCGGGGTGGTCGGGGCGGTCGCGGCGGTCGGCCGGCCCGAGGGCCGGGTGTCCGACGCGCTGCCCTCGGTGGTGGGTGCCGTGGTGGCCGCGGGAGTCCTCTATCTCCTGGCCGGACGGCTGGCCCCGGTCCCGGGCCCCTCCCCCGCGGCTGGCGGGAGGGACGCGGAGCCGGACCACGGCACCTTCGACCGGCGGCGCTTCGTCATCGCGGCGAGCGCCGCGGCGGCGGCCTCGGCGGGCGCCGGACTGCTGGGACGGCGGCTCACCTCGGCCGTGCAGGCCGGGGCCGCCGCCTCACGGCGGGACCTGGTCCTGCCCGTGCCCGCCTCGGCGGCGCCCGCCGTACCCGCGGGGGCCGATCTGGGGATCCGCGGGCTGAGCTCGTTCGTCACCCCGAACAAGAGCTTCTACCGGGTGGACACGGCACTGGTCGTGCCGCGCGTCGATGCCGGCGAGTGGCGGCTGAGGATCCACGGCAAGGGCGTGAAGAGGCCCTTGACGCTCAGCTTCCAGGACCTGCTGCGCCGGGAGATCATCGAGCGCGACATCACCCTGGCCTGTGTCTCCAACGAGGTGGGCGGACCGTACGTCGGGAACGCCCGGTGGATCGGCGTGCGGCTGGCCGGTCTGCTGCGGGAGGCCGGGGTGAAACCCCCGTCCCGGGGCGGAGCCGCCGACCAGATCGTGGCGCGTTCGGTGGACGGCATGACGATCGGCACTCCGGTCGAGGACGTCATGGACGGCCGCGACGCGATGCTCGCCCTCGGCATGAACGGTGAGCCGCTGCCCTTCGAGCACGGCTTCCCGGTCCGGATGGTCGTCCCCGGCCTGTACGGATACGTGTCGGCCTGCAAGTGGCTGAAGGACATCGAGCTCACCACGTTCGACGACTACGACGCCTACTGGGTCAAGCGGTCCTGGTCCCGGCAGGCGCCCATCAAGACGGAGTCCCGCATCGACACCCCCCGCCCCTTCGCCTCCCCGAAGACCGGCACCGTCCCGGTCGCCGGGGTCGCCTGGGCCCAGCACCGCGGTATCCAGCGGGTCGAGGTCCGGGTCGACGGCGGACCGTGGAACACCGCACGGCTGGCTGCCGAGGACAGCCGGGACACCTGGCGCCAGTGGGTGTGGGAATGGCCGGCCACCTCCGGCAGTCACACCCTGGAGGTCCGCGCGACGGACCGCACCGGCGCCACCCAGACCGAGGAACGCGTCGGCACCGTACCCAACGGTGCTACCGGCTGGCACTCCGTGGTGGTCGACGTGTCCTGA